A stretch of DNA from Candidatus Eisenbacteria bacterium:
CGTGTCGAGGAGATCGTCTCCCGCGCTGCCTGGCAGCGCGAGGTGGAGCGTCAGCTGTCCACCCTCCTGCAGATCGGAGAGGGGCTTGGCCTCCTCGATTCTCAGCTTCGGCTTCTGGTCCTCCCGCGTGGAGATCCTTCCGCGGAGGAGGAGCGGCTTCTCTCCGTCGAGATGGCGGTCGCAATCCTGGTAGGCGTCGCTGAAGACCATGCATTCCACCGTCCCGGTGAAGTCCTCGAGGACCATGAAGGCGATCGCCTGCCCCCTCTTGTCCACGCTGCGCCTCACCTGGGTCGGAAGCCCTGCCGCGAGGATCGGCTCATTGTCCCTGATCGCCTCCAGGGCATGGACGGGCACCACTCCCATTCGATCGAGGAGGCGCCGATACTCGTCCAGCGGATGGCCGGAGACGTAGAAGCCGATCGCCTCCTTCTCGCACCGCAGCAGCTCCCCCTGCGGCCACTCGGAGGACTCCGCCAGGGACGGATGGGCCGGCTGCGCCTGGTTCGCCTCGCCTGCCCCGAAGAGAGAGGTCTGCCCCATCGACCGCTCCTTGCGCACCCGCGCGGCCCACTCCATCGCGATCCCGATCGATTCGAGCTGCTGCGCCCGGTGTCCGCCGAG
This window harbors:
- a CDS encoding DUF655 domain-containing protein gives rise to the protein SHSAGYALVAYQTAWLKRHYPAEFLAASLTSEMADKDRVMILQAESRRLGIRVLAPDVNLSEERFSVQEGSIRFGLEAVKGVGHAAVEAILLAREGRPFTSLFDFAERVDSSRVNRKCVENLVMAGALDSLGGHRAQQLESIGIAMEWAARVRKERSMGQTSLFGAGEANQAQPAHPSLAESSEWPQGELLRCEKEAIGFYVSGHPLDEYRRLLDRMGVVPVHALEAIRDNEPILAAGLPTQVRRSVDKRGQAIAFMVLEDFTGTVECMVFSDAYQDCDRHLDGEKPLLLRGRISTREDQKPKLRIEEAKPLSDLQEGGQLTLHLALPGSAGDDLLDTLRAIFDRHPGPSPVWVHVDHAGVEGVQIRLKGNRVAPSPSLLDALQHRLGEGAIRLTIGEPRGARSQQIFV